Below is a genomic region from Flexibacter flexilis DSM 6793.
AATTTTATTGGGAAACATTCTACAATTTCAGTTCTGATCACCGCAAAGTATATCGCGATGCCTTCAACCGTCTGCAAAGCGACGAACGCATGGACAGCCTGAGCACGTATTACACCAACCAAATTTACTATAACCGTGTGGGTAGCTCCGTGCGTTATTCTAATTCGGGCGTAAACGTTTCGGTTGGGGCGGCAGGCTTGCGCTACGATTTGGAAGGCAGCTACGCGCCAAGTGCGTCGTTACCAAGCAGCCACATCAATCGCAACTTTACGGCATTTAGTCCCAACATTGATGCGAGCATCGAAACCGACAACAATATGTATTTGAGTACAAGCTATTCATTCAATGTAAAAGCTCCTCAACTCAATGATTTGCAACCGATTGTAAACAACAGTAACCCGTATTATGTAACCACTGGTAACCCAGACCTTTTGCCAGAAAGAAGTCATAACTTCAATTTTTCTATCAATAAATTTGACCCTTCGACCTTCTCGTATCTTAACTTCTGGATTGATTATACCAGCTATTTAAGCCGTGTAGTGTATAACCAAACCATTGACCCAGACTTTGTTACTTATACGCGCCCCGAAAATATTTCGGGTGGTTACAGCCTTGCGCCGTCTCTTTATGCGGGCATTCCGATTGTCAAAACCAAGCTAAAATTCAATATGAATGCTGGCTACGAGTTAGGCGAAACGCCCACTTTTATCAATAGCGCACGCAACAACACGACCAGCAACAATTATAACGGCGGGCTTGGTTTTAGCTTCACGCCGACGGATAAACTTATCTTGGATTTGGGCGGAAACCTCACGTACAACACCATTGATTATTCTATCCAAAAAAGCCAAAATCAAAAGATTTGGAACAGAAGCGCACGCACCACGCTCAAGTGGAATTTTTATAAGAAATTTTTCTTTGAAGGAAATTTCAATTATAACTCTTACGAAAACAATCGCTTAGACTTCAAACAAAACATTCCGATTATCAATGCTTCTTTGCGCAAATTATTCCTCAAAGACAATAAGTTAGAAGTTCGTTTGGCGGCTTTCGACTTGCTCAACAAACGCAAAAGCATTTACCAAAACGGTATGCAAAATACCATCACGCAACAAACGGCCCTGACCTTGGCGCGTTATTTTATGTTGAGTGTATCGTATAACTTGCGCGGCTATTCGGACAAACTCGAAAAGAGAGGCCATTAATTTTTTGCGTAAAAAAACATTCTTAATTCACTGATTTTATTATTCTTATGAAAAAAATATTGTTATTGCTCGCGGTGAGTTTTATGGCTGCCACCGCCTACGCCCAACAGGAAGGTGTCGTGCATTTTACGCGCACAACCTACTGGACAAAGCTCAATAGCCAACTGACTTTTTTGAGCAAACAAGAAAAAGAACGCCAAGCCTACATGTGGGGCAACCGCGACGACTGGAAAGAATATACCGTGTTGTATTTCAATGACCACGCCAGCAAATACACGCATTCCGACGAAAAATCTGCCGAAGATATGGGCTACGATTGGCGCAAAGAACAGTTTGTCGTCACGCGCGATTTTGAAAAAAATACGCTTACCGATTTGGTAGAAATTGCCAGCAAAAAATATGTAGTGCAAGACACGCTTTCGCCCCAAAAATGGAAAGTGCTCAACGACCTCAAAGAAGTAGCAGGCCATATTTGTATGAAAGCGTTCAAAGAAGACACCGTCAAAAAACAGAAAATTGTAGCTTGGTTCGCGCAAGACATTCCCGTAAGTGTAGGCCCTGAGCGTTCGTATGGTTTGCCAGGCATGATATTGGAACTTGACCTCAACGACGGAACGGTCGTAATTACGGCTTCGCGCATCGAAACCAAAAAGCTAACCAACGAACTGGATTTACCCAAAAAACGCAAAGGAACAGTCCTGACCGAAGCAGGTTATCAGCAGACATTGAGCAAGTTTATCAAGGAAAAAATAAAAGAAGAACGCAATCCGTATTGGATGGTTCGTTACTAAATTTCCCCCAACAAAAAAAGGTTGCCTAAACATCTACGTTAGGCAACCTTTTTTTATTGGTGAAGAAACATTAAGCCTTTTGTTTCTGGATAGTGTATCGCAATTGTACCAGCCCTTTGTCGTAGGCCTGCGCACCCAATAGCCGCAACAGTTGATTTTTATATCTTTCGGGTTCAAACAAATGCACCCCTGCACCCAACAGCACAGGAATCACCGAAATATACAACTCATCTATCAGGCCTTTGGCCAACAGCAAATTGACAATTTCCGCACCGCCATCTACAAAAATATGTTTGGAATTGTGTTGGCTTTTAAGCCTTGTTACCAGCTCTTCGATGTCGCCCGTATAAAAATGCGTATTGCCAATACTGGGGCGAGGATGACGCGTAACGATATAAGAAACTTTGTTAAAATGCGGGAACTGTGGCACTTGTGCCATTACCCAATCGTAAGTTTTGCGGCCCATAATGACCGTGTCCACTTGCGAAATAAAATCTGTGTAGCCGTAATCTTGGCCTTCTTGGTGTACTGCTTCCAGAAAAGATAAATCATCGTCTGGCGCGGCAATATAGCCGTCCAAACTCATGGCAATGTAAAGAATTAGCTGGGGCATAAAAGATAGTTGGTTGAATAAAAATTGCGCCAAATATACCCCAAAAATCCAATATCAAGTAGTCTTTTTATAGTTGCGAATTGCCCACGTGTTGAGCACCACCGCAAAGGCCACTTCGTACCAAAACTCCGCCTGTACGTCCGCAAACGTGCTGCCTTTCAGCACGATCATACGCACCACTTTGATAAAATGCGTAATGGGCGTGAGTTTGGAAATAATCATTGCCCACGTGGGCATACTGTCCACCGACGTAAACAAACCACCCATCAACATAAAAATCATGACAAAAAACAAGGCCAAAAACATGGCTTGCAATTGGCTATCGCTGTACGTGGAAATAAGCAACCCAAAGCCCAGCAACGCCACCAAATACACCGCCGCAAAACCATACAACAACCCCAAACTTCCCAGCGGCACAATCCCGTACACCACATACGAGACAGTAAGCCCCACCGTAAAAACTACCATGCCCACCACCCAAAACGGTATCAATTTCCCCAAAATAAATTCCCATTTCCGAATAGGCGTAACGTTGATTTGCTCCATCGTCCCAATTTCCTTTTCGCGTACAATATTGAGAGCCGAAATAAAACCGCCAATCATCGTGAGCAGCAACACCAAAATCCCAGGCACAATGTAGTATTTGTATTCGGCCAAAGGATTGAACCAATGCGAATAAATCACCTCGATTTGGGCAGGTTTGGGCAGCACGCTACTACTATTTTGGGCGGAAATATTGCGTAAATTTTGGTTAAAATTCCCCAAAACCACCGTCAAGTAAGCCGTTCCCAACGCCGATTTCATGCTATTGATGCCATTGGCAAACACCGCAATTTCTTGTTTGCCTTCGCGTTGTAAATTCTTTTCAAAACCTTGCGGAATCTGCAAAACTACATCGGCTTCGTCGCGCTCTATTAGCTCCAACGCTTCCGCGTAACTGTTTTTCTGGGCTACCAACCGAAAATATCCAGCCGTTGCCGCCAGTTTGCCCGTAAGCTCGTGCGAGTAACTGCTGTGGTCGTTGTCCACTACCACCAAATTAATATTCTTTACATCAAAATTCATGGCCAAAGGCATGATTATCAGTTGCATAGTCGGCACGGCCAACATCATCGCAATAATGGTTTTATCTCTGAAAATCTGCCTAAATTCTTTCTGCAATAAAAAAAATAGTACGCTCATGTAAGTCGAATTTTAAAATTTTTGAGAGCCAAACCCAACAATACCACCGTCATCACCGACAGAATAAGCATTTGTTTCCAGACATAAGCCAGCCCCAAACCCTTAATCATCACAGCCTTTACAGCCTCGTAATACCAACGCGCAGGCACAAGGTTAGAAACGACTTGCAGCGGCAACGGCATATTTTCCAACGGAAACATAAAGCCCGTAAAAATCAAGGTCGGCAACATCATCACGAACATCGAAATCAACAAGGCCGTTTGTTGCGAGTTGGTCAGGTTAGAAATCACCAAACCCCAACTCAGACACGTAGCAATAAACAACATACTCACCACCAACAGCAACACAATACTTCCTTGTATCGGCACGCCCAGCACAAACACCGACAGCACCAAAATCAACGTAAAATTGCACAGCGACAGCAGCAAATACGGCACAGCTTTCGCCACCAGCACCAACAACGGATTAAACGGCGAGACCAACAGAATTTCCATCGTTCCCAGTTCCTTTTCGCGCACCACCGACACCGACGTAAGAGCCGTACAAACAATCATCAGCACATACGCCAACACGCCAGGCACGAAATTGAGCGCGTCGGTAGCCGTTTCGTTGTAGAGCATACGCGACTGTGGCACAATCATATACGCAGGCTTGGCGGCTTGCGCATTGAGGCGGCTTTGATAATCGGCAATAATGGCGTTCAGGTAATTAACAATCGTTTTGGCCGTGTTCGGGTCAGACCCATCAGCAACAATTTGCACTTGCGCTTTACCCAATGCCTGCAAATCTTGCCCAAAATGTTGTCCAAAAACCAACACACATTTGGTCTGGCCTTGTCGCAAAGCCGCCTGAATATCTTGCGCCGACAGCGCAGGCGTTTGGCGTTGCACCGTAAAGTAAGCCGAACCCCGTATCTTACTAATAATCTGCCGCGTATGTACATCGTCCGACGCATCAACAATCACCGTGTTTACATTTTTCACTTCGTTGGTCAGCGCAAAACCAAACAACAAAATTTCCACCACAGGCAGCCCAAACATAATGAGCAGCGTGCGGCGATCGCGGAACACGTGGTAAAATTCTTTTCGTATAAAAACTAATAACTGTTTCATGCTAAAAAATACTTAGTGTTATTTCTTCTATCATTTTCACAAACCCACACAACAAAGTACCTACGGACAGTAGTCCATTTCTTATTTCTCCCGCAACTTCTATTAAAGTCTTCCCCTTGGGGAAGATTTAGATGGGGTTTGAATATATCTCACCTGCGATTCCTGTTATCGCTTTGTGGACTTCTGCAAAAGTCCTCCCCTTGGGGAGGATTTAGGAGGGGTTTTAATATTCTGCTCCTGCAATTCCTGTTATCCTACCTGCAATTCCTGTTATCCTACCTACAATTCCTGTTATCCTACCTACAATTCCTGTTATCCCTCCTGCAATTCCTGCAAAAGTCTTCCCCTTGGGGAAGATTTAGATGGGGTTTGAATATTCTACTCCCGCAACTTTTGTACATACGGACGGCAGTCCGTATCTAATCTCCGCAATTTCTGTTATTGCTTTGTGGATTCCTGCAAAAGTCTTCCCCTTGGGGAAGATTTAGATGGGGTTTGAATATTCTGCTTCCACAAAAAGAATTATTTAATCCGCGCCGCGCTGTGCGCCTCTGGCCAACAAATAAAATACTTCATCAATGGACGGGGCGGCAAACTCTTTTTTCAAGGCTTGCGGACTGCCCAACGCCTCAATGCGTCCATCGACCATAATGGACACGCGGTCGCAATATTCGGCCTCGTCCATGTAGTGTGTAGTTACGAAAATGGTCGTACCTGCGGCGGCGGCTTCATAAATCATGTCCCAAAACTGGCGGCGCGTAATCGGATCAACGCCGCCCGTCGGTTCATCCAGAAACACGATGCGCGGACGATGCAACATCGCCACCGAAAACGCAAGTTTTTGTTTCCAACCCAACGGCAAACCACCCACCAACTTTTTAGCTTCGGCCTCCAACTGCAAACGCTGCACCAGAGCCGCGCCACGCTCCCGAATCTGCGCACGAGAAAGCCCATACACCCCGCCAAAGAACTCTATGTTTTCCAGTACCGTGAGGTTTTCGTACAAAGAAAACTTCTGACTCATGTAGCCGATGTGTCGTTTGATTAATTCTTGTTGCTTATAAACATCATAGCCAGCCACTTGCGCCGTGCCTGCTGTCGGGTACGAAAGCCCACAAAACATACGGATAGCAGTGGTTTTGCCTGCGCCATTTGCTCCCAAAAAACCAAATATTTCCCCTGCTCGCACCTCAAACGAGAGTTTATCTACGGCCACAAAATCCCCGAACCGTTTGGTAAGGTCTTGGCAAACAATTACTTTATCTTCTGTCATGGTCTTTTTTGGGGTTAAATAAAATTATTGGCGTTGCATCAGGGCAATGAACGCATCTTCGATGGTTGGGGTAATGGCTTTTATTTCAAAATTCGTGTGTCCGTGTGCCTGCGCCAACCCCACCAAAAGCGGCACGGGTTCAGCCACCGCCGCCGCAAAGGTTATGTGCAAATATTCCCCAAACGGAAACACACTGGCCACCTGCGGCATTTGTCTTAAATCTTGTAGCAATTGATAAATATTGTCGGCGCGTGCCGCATACATGGCCGTCGGGTAACTATTTATAATTTGGTCGGGCGTATCCACCGACATAATTTTTCCACCCTGAATCAGCGCAATTTTTTCACACAAAACCGCCTCGTCCATGTACGGCGTCGAAACCAAAATCGTAATCCCTTGCTGCTTGAGTTGCTGGAGCATTTCCCAAAATTCCCTGCGCGAAACCGAATCTACGCCCGTAGTTGGTTCGTCCAGAAAAAGCACTTCGGGTTTGTGTATCAGCGCACAACACAACGCCAATTTCTGTTTCATACCGCCCGAAAGTTTCCCCGCACGGCGCGAGGCAAAAGGTTTTATTTGCTCATAAATATCCCGAATGAGGTCGTAGTTTTCTTGGATAGTCGTCCCGAAAAGCGTCGCAAAAAAGTGCAGATTTTCGGCCACCGTCAAATCCTGATACAACGAAAACCGCCCTGGCATATAGCCGATGCGGTTGCGTATGGCCTGATACTCTTTTTGCACATCAAAACCCCGTACCGTAGCCCTGCCGCTATCGGCCAACAAAAGCGTAGTCAGTATTCGGAAAATGGTGGTTTTGCCTGCGCCATCTGCCCCAATCAACCCAAAAAGTTCGCCTTCTTGCACCTGCAAATTCACATTCTCGACGGCGCGAACCTTTCCATTTTCGTAGGTTTTTGTAATATTTTCTAAAGAAACCGCTACCATAACCACCTTATTTACAATCCTTTTTTATTTTTTCTTCTCCAAAAAAATCTCCCCATACATTCCGATTTTCAGAAAACCATCGTTTGGCACACGTACTTTAATGGCATACACCAAATTTTGGCGTTCGGTCTGTGTCTGAATGGTTTTGGGCGTAAATTCGGCTTTGTCGGCTACCCACGTGAGTTTGCCCGTATAGGTTTTGTCGGCTTGGTCGGTGTGCACTTGTAGCGGCTGCCCCACGCGCAAAAGTGGCAATTGGTCGCCCGTAATATAGGCGCGTAACGTGAGCGTGTCCACATTCGCAATTTTGTACAAAGGCTTGCCGATGGCGGCCATTTCGCCCCGAAAAGTGTAATTGGTTAGCACCGTTCCCGCCACAGGATTAGTAATTTGTCCGCGCTGAATCTGTACTTCCAACTGCTCGGCGGCTTTCTGCAAAGGTGCGGTTTCGCTCAAAACACTGCGGTTTTGCGTGGCCACATTCGTCTGATACAAATCTATTTGGGCTTGCGTAGCCTCTATTTGCTTTTGCAACTGGTCTATTTGGTCGTTGATGTCGTCGAGTTGCTTTTGGGTGGCGGCTTGCGCTTGCACTAAGGCTTGCGTGCGTTTTTGTTCGTGCTGCCAATGCTCAAGCTGCGACCGAAGCACTACAATTTGTTTTTTAACCACCTGAATTTGAGGCGTTACATCATTGGTTTTTTTCTTGAGAGCCGCTATCGAAGCCAACGTTTGTTCGCGTTGCAGCGTAGGCACGGCCACATCAATCTGACCGACCACCGCGCCTGCTTTGAGCCTTGCGCCTTCCGTAATTTGATAGGTGAGCAGTTGGCCGTTTTGTTGCGCGGCCACGATTACTTCGTCGGCCTCAAAGTTGCCCGAAGCGTCGGCTTTGGGTTGCCCACGATGACAGGCCGCCAAACCCACCAACGCCGCCCACGTTACTAAAATGCTATTTTTCATACAATAGATGTTTGTTTAAAGCTATTCATTTGATTTAATCATTTGTTTAAATGGCAATCAAATTTTTTTAGGAAGTTTCCAAAAGCGTTTTTATCCAGACAGGAATCAGTTGTTTCCTTTCTTGCATCAAATTTTCAAATACATGACTTTCAACTACTTGCATTGTCTGTAACACAGGTCGCATCACAAACGGAAACACACACATTCCCATCAGGTTCATCAAGAAATGTAGCGGATTGGCTTGCGGTTTGCGTTCGCGCAATTGCCGCACAAAGGCCGATTCAAACACCGAACGCACATCGCCAATAGCTGGCAAATAATGTTGCGGACGGCGGCGCACTTCCGTAACAATAAACAACGGCAAATCAGGATTGGCCAACAACAAATCAATGTAGCGGCTGGAAATAATCTGCATTTTGTCTTCCAAACTCGTGGCCTCGTCGTGTAGCGCAGGCGAAATTGCACCGAAAAACTGTTGAAATTGTTCGGTCATAATGATTTCAAAAAGGCGTTCTTTGCTTCTGAAATAATAATTGAGCAAAGCCAAATTAATGCCTGCTTCGGCGGCAATGTCGCGTGTACGGGTAGCATCGTAGCCTTTTTGGGTAAAGACTTTCCGCGCCGCTGCCTTTATTTTTTCTTCTGTACTAAGTTCTATGTCAGTATTTTGAGTGTCCATTCTGTGCAACCAATTTTGTTTGATAAGATGGCGTAAAGGAAAGTAATTTTATTTTTTAATCAAATGATTAAATCAGAATTTTAAGAAAAAAAATAAACCGATAAAATTTATCGGCTTGGGTGTAAAAGGTATTATGTTAATTTTAAAGTTCGGTTCTTAGATTTTCGATTTGCTCAAAAGTTAGCTTCGTTAAATCTGCTATAATTTCGTTGCTATATCCCTTCAAAATACCATTTTTAGCTATCTCAAGGGTTTTCCGTTCCTCGATTTTAAATTCGGCTTCTGTTTGCAACGAAAACAACTCGCTGGCTTTCAGGTGTAAGCTATCCAAATAGCGGCTGTAACCGTATCGGTCTTGCGCGGGCAAACGCATAATGTCGAGCACCTCTCCTGCTTCTTTTAGCCCTTTAGCGCGAAACTCGTCTTTTACTTCGCTATTTTTCAAAAAATAAATCCATTCGTCTAACGTATCAGTGGCAACATCATCAAACTGATTGACTTTCAGCAAGTAATACTCTGGAAACATATCAGAAACACACTCTTTCAAAAAAGTTTTTTTCTGTTTTTCCGAAAGTCCAAGTACATCATTTTGATGCAAACCCTTAAAATCTGTTTTGCCTTTGTAAATATAATCTTGGCCTTGCCCAAGGTCAAAATACACGATATTCACCGAAATTACTTTTTTAATTTCCGAATATTTTTGCCCAAGCATTAGGTTTTCGGAAATAGATTTGGCAACACCATAGACCATTCTATGAAAATAATCTATCTCATACGAATTTTGTATTTCGATGATAATCAGCTCATTTTTAGAGTTTTGTGTAAGAATATCAACCCGATTAAATTTATCATCTTCAATCTCCTGATTACTTTCACTTTCTAAGATTTGTTCAATTTTGATATTATCAAATAAAAGTTCACTCAAAAAGCCTTCCAACACCACAAAATTGGACTTGTTTCTCAAAAGCCTTTTGATAGCCCAATCGAATCTTATTAGTTTCTTGCTCATTTTTTGTGTTTTTTATTCTTAAAATCCAAAATTATTCTAAGCAAAGATACAGCCTTTGCCGATACATAACCAAATCTGCGGCCAAACGCAAAAGGCTAATTGCTTTTATATACTTTTGCACCCAAAACTATACGTTACGACTATGAATTTTGATTTATTGCGCCAACTCTGCGCCATTCATGCCCCTTCGGGCGAGGAAGCTCCGCTCACGGATTTTTTACTGGAATATATCGGCCAAGCCCAACAAAATTGGAAAGTAAAACCAACCATTTTGCATGGTGACGGCTGGCAAGACAATATCGTGTTGGTGTTCGGGCAGCCGCGCACAGCCATTTTTGCGCACATCGACTCCATCGGGTTTACGGTGCGCTACGACAACAAACTCGTACCCATTGGCGGCCCTGACACGGAAAACGGCTATAAACTCGTAGGCAAAGACGCGCACGGCGCGATAGAAGCCACGATGGTAGCCGACGAAGAAGGCGAGATTTTGTGCATAGATTATCCGCGCGTGGTAGAACGCGGTACAAGTCTGACTTTTAAGCCAGATTTCAGGGAAACCGAAGATTTCGTGCAATGCTGCTACATGGACAACCGCTTGGGCGTTTGGACGGCTTTGCAAGTGGCCGAAACCCTCGAAAATGGCATTATTGTTTTCTCTACGTGGGAAGAACATGGCGGCGGTTCGGTGGCTTATATTGCGAAGTATATTTATGAACAATACGCTGTAAAACAAGCACTTATTTCTGATATTACGTGGGTAACGGAAGGTGTAAAACACGGCGAAGGCGTGGCCATTTCTATCCGCGACCGTGGCATTCCGCGCCGCAGTTACGTGAACAAAATCATTGATTTGGCGAAAGCCTCTGGCCTGAAATATCAGTTGGAAGTGGAAGGTGCAGGCGGTTCGGACGGCAAAGAGTTGCAAAGTTCACCGTATCCGTTTGATTGGTGTTTTGTGGGTGCGCCCGAAGACCACGTACATTCGCCCAACGAAAAAGTACACAAAGCCGACATCGCGGCAATGGTTGGCCTCTACGAATATATGATGAAGCATTTGTAAGAACCTCGCAAAACAATTTACGGCATTGGTAATGGTGGGGCAAAACATTAGTCCTACTATTACCAATACAACCTTAGAGGCTGGTATTTCTTAATTTTATAGGTATCCAAATTTCTTCTTCCGAAGCAGGATCGTTGTTTTTGTATTTCGCTCCTAAAACTTCAAAATGCGGTCTATCATCTAAAATATAAGCTGAATTTGGTAGCCATGTTTGAAAAATATATTGAAAAACAGCATTGTCCGTACTCAAACCTTTATAATCAAAAACGGCATAAAGTCCACCCAACAACACAAACGTTTCCATTTCGGTTGGCACATTGTCAAAATTTACAACTTCAACGGTTGCCCATCTTTCAAATTCGTTGGTTGGTTTAAAATCCGTAAAATATGTCGGTTCATAAACAACCAATGAAATCAAATCACTTGTCAGAGTATTGGTTATTTCTTTTCGTCTTGGTATAAAACTTCTCCAAAGCTCGCCTATTCTATAATTGGCCAAGCTCATTGTTAATCGCTTCCCAACCAATTTTTTTTCGTTCGATACTTCAATTCTGGGCTTCATTTTTCGATCTCAAATTTCCTTTTCTTCTACAACTTAATCACGCTCACAGTAAAGAGAATGTCCGTAATGAACAAAATCATGGCGATAAATAACGGATAATAATATTTGTTTGCCCCGACATCAAGTTTTTTTACGTCGCGCACTTGGCCTTCTATCTGGCTAATGGCCTGAATGAGTTGCGGCACTTCGTTACGCGTGTCGCTTACCTCAAAATATTGGCCGCCTGCTTGCGTGGCAATCTCGCGCAAATCCGTGTTGTTGAGGCGCGTAACCACTCTACGGCCATTGTTATCGAGTTTATAACCGCCGCGTTCGGGAATATTACCGCCGCGTGGCGTGCCTACACCCAACGTAAACAGTTTTATTTCGTTGGTTTCAATTTCTTGTACAGCCTCTTCGGTGTCTTCGCCGAAGTCCTCGCCGTCGCTGATGAGCAAAATAATTTTGGATTGCTGTTTGGTGGACGAGTTGGCGGGGTCAAGGTGCTTTTGCAAAGCCATATCCAAGGCCTTCCCAAAATCTGTACCGCCGCTACTCATCAGCCCCGTGTTGATGGTTTCGAGGAAAATATGCAGGGCGTTTTGGTCGTAAGTAAGCGGGCATTGCATAAAAGCATCTGCCGAAAAAATAATAAGACCGATGCGGTCGGAGCTAAACGCCGACAAAATATTATTCAGTTCATATTTGATTTTGGCCAAACGCGAAGGCTGAATGTCGGTCGCGTCCATCGACTGCGACACGTCCACGGCAATATAAATATCCTTTCCTACGGCTTTTACTTCCTTCTTCAAAGCCCCAAACGAAGGGCCTAAAAGTGCCACAATAAACAACGAAAAATACAGGGTTCGGACAATAAATTTCACCCAAATAGATTTTGATTCGCTATGCAAACGCTTGGCAATTACATAATTACGATACAAAAAAGCCGCCGACAGCAGCACAAACAAAGCAATGAGCCAGTATTCTAATTCGGTAAAAGATTTGCCCCAACTTATCATATTTCTGCGGATTGTGTTTGGAAGGTTTGGGCGGTAAAGATAAAAAAAACGCGGAAACCCCTACCCCATTGTTATAAAAAATGCCGTTGCAAGCCCTAAAGCTACAACGGCACGTTTTCAAAATAGTATCA
It encodes:
- a CDS encoding GyrI-like domain-containing protein, which gives rise to MKPRIEVSNEKKLVGKRLTMSLANYRIGELWRSFIPRRKEITNTLTSDLISLVVYEPTYFTDFKPTNEFERWATVEVVNFDNVPTEMETFVLLGGLYAVFDYKGLSTDNAVFQYIFQTWLPNSAYILDDRPHFEVLGAKYKNNDPASEEEIWIPIKLRNTSL
- a CDS encoding vWA domain-containing protein, whose protein sequence is MISWGKSFTELEYWLIALFVLLSAAFLYRNYVIAKRLHSESKSIWVKFIVRTLYFSLFIVALLGPSFGALKKEVKAVGKDIYIAVDVSQSMDATDIQPSRLAKIKYELNNILSAFSSDRIGLIIFSADAFMQCPLTYDQNALHIFLETINTGLMSSGGTDFGKALDMALQKHLDPANSSTKQQSKIILLISDGEDFGEDTEEAVQEIETNEIKLFTLGVGTPRGGNIPERGGYKLDNNGRRVVTRLNNTDLREIATQAGGQYFEVSDTRNEVPQLIQAISQIEGQVRDVKKLDVGANKYYYPLFIAMILFITDILFTVSVIKL